GAGCGACGCCGCCGAGGCATTGTTGCGCTCCGCCTACAGCTACCGTGACGGTGGCACCGCTTGGGACGCCTTTCCCGAGGAGTGGCGGCGGGTCGCCAGGGACAACGCCAGGGCAGCCTTAACGGACTTCCGCAACTCCATCGGCGTCTATCCGTCCCGGACGGAGCTCGCGACCGTCCATGTCCCAGTGGTGTGCAGCTACGGCGCGCGGAGCCCCACCAGCATGTTCCGGCTCGTCCGATCGCTCGCCGCTGCCATCCCCGATGCGAGAACGCATCGCATCGAAGGGGCCGGCCACGCAGCGCCCTTCGATGCAACAACCAACTTCGTCCGACTGGTCGCCGACACCATCGGAAAGGAGCAGAAGATGAGCGCCTACAGTGAGCTCTTGGACTACTACGTCGAGCGGTACAACGCGGGTGATCTCGACGCCGTCATGGAGCTGTACGCCGAAGACGCCGTCCAGATCATGCCCGATGGCATCTTCGAGGGCCGGGACGCGATCCGGGCGCGGCTCGCCCAGGACTTGGTCGCTGTCCCGGATGCCGTCCACACCGTGAGGAGCTTCGTCGAGCAGGGCGACGCGTTCGCGGACGAGTGGACCTTCGCGGGAACGCAGACCGGTCCGTTCCTGCTGCCGGATGGCACCGAGCTCCCGCCCACCGGCAAGCGGGTGGAGGTCAAGGGCATGGAGTTCGTGCAGATGCGCGACGGAAAGATCGTCGTCGACAACCTGTACTACGACTACCTGGGGATCGCGGCCCAGCTCGGTCTCCTCCCGCAGGCCGCGACGGCGTGATCGAGCGGTGATGCGCTGACCGCATGGACGAAGAGAGGGGTGGCGTGATGGCCGAGCCACGGCTCCTGGACCGGTTGACCGCATCCGACCTGTTCATGCTGCTGTGGGACGACCACGGCTGGTCCAGCGACATCGGCGGGCTGGCCATCCTGGACGGCACCGGCCTGCTCGACCGCGACG
This is a stretch of genomic DNA from Actinomycetota bacterium. It encodes these proteins:
- a CDS encoding alpha/beta fold hydrolase, which translates into the protein MGEGVPILLIHPAGSTASTWGYATEELARIGRVITYDRRGYARSGGQPAHSMSTHTADAAAILESLRAPPAVVVGTSAGAAIAVDLAVRRPDLVQAVIAHEFPWRFTRHLPTASQVAALARIGSLALRGRQSDAAEALLRSAYSYRDGGTAWDAFPEEWRRVARDNARAALTDFRNSIGVYPSRTELATVHVPVVCSYGARSPTSMFRLVRSLAAAIPDARTHRIEGAGHAAPFDATTNFVRLVADTIGKEQKMSAYSELLDYYVERYNAGDLDAVMELYAEDAVQIMPDGIFEGRDAIRARLAQDLVAVPDAVHTVRSFVEQGDAFADEWTFAGTQTGPFLLPDGTELPPTGKRVEVKGMEFVQMRDGKIVVDNLYYDYLGIAAQLGLLPQAATA